A genomic window from Salvia hispanica cultivar TCC Black 2014 chromosome 5, UniMelb_Shisp_WGS_1.0, whole genome shotgun sequence includes:
- the LOC125186166 gene encoding F-box/kelch-repeat protein At3g06240-like codes for MKTADNSKMGEDFFKYLPSEIVVNILSRLPTRAAMACKCVCKPWLGMLTTPEFVNSHMSRSVPSIAIETHSKCYDIIEFADELDLNFDAPIPCGVDFNFLLSYDGPIYRIHNDFDKEHRWDVTFSFRLPFKGRIQSSANGLIFLRDFVHDDLILCNPVTRDYLKLPCPRQTSPKVPNAMDNCGFGVSGTTGKYKVVRIFAETKERREGFRNACQVYTVGTGSWKNVPFGKPLRFCHDIGGVHLNGNLYWMVAKTTRGFCRWISCFDLEMEHFSSVAAPPPRGRDFLLGRSLCVLRGCLCVSDISHHGRDHSDDESDEDDIPNDGHVIIWMMKGDDNSWTKIFVIPEVERSAGLGNVWPIIIFRNGDALIEWDDGMIFFYSNKRRNFDCEIMSLEGREPFSSTTIMYAPSFVSLKSFAMENVSSF; via the coding sequence ATGAAAACTGCTGATAATTCCAAAATGGGTGAAGATTTCTTCAAATATCTACCATCAGAAATTGTAGTAAATATCCTCTCAAGACTCCCCACTCGAGCCGCTATGGCCTGCAAGTGTGTTTGTAAGCCATGGCTCGGAATGCTCACTACTCCCGAGTTTGTGAATTCGCATATGTCTAGATCAGTCCCGAGCATTGCTATTGAAACACACTCAAAGTGTTATGATATCATTGAATTTGCGGATGAGCTTGACCTCAACTTTGATGCACCAATTCCTTGTGGTGTCGACTTCAACTTCCTACTCTCTTATGATGGACCAATTTATAGGATACATAATGATTTTGATAAGGAGCATCGTTGGGACGTAACTTTCAGCTTCCGTCTCCCTTTTAAAGGAAGAATTCAGAGTTCAGCTAATGGTTTGATCTTTCTAAGAGACTTTGTTCATGATGATCTTATCCTGTGCAATCCGGTCACACGTGACTATCTCAAGCTCCCTTGTCCTCGACAAACCTCTCCAAAAGTTCCGAATGCCATGGATAATTGTGGATTTGGAGTGAGCGGAACGACTGGAAAATATAAGGTGGTCAGGATTTTCGCTGAAACAAAAGAACGACGAGAGGGTTTCAGAAATGCCTGCCAAGTCTACACAGTTGGAACCGGATCGTGGAAAAATGTTCCCTTTGGTAAGCCGCTCAGGTTTTGTCATGACATTGGAGGGGTACATCTAAATGGAAATCTTTATTGGATGGTAGCGAAAACAACAAGAGGCTTCTGTAGATGGatttcttgctttgatcttgaaatGGAACATTTTAGCTCCGTCGCTGCACCTCCTCCTCGTGGTAGAGATTTTCTCTTGGGTAGGTCACTCTGTGTTTTGAGGGGTTGCCTTTGTGTAAGCGACATTTCACACCATGGGCGCGACCATTCCGACGATGAGAGCGACGAGGACGACATTCCAAACGATGGGCATGTTATAATCTGGATGATGAAGGGAGATGACAACAGTTGGACAAAGATATTTGTCATACCCGAAGTTGAACGATCAGCTGGTTTAGGTAATGTTTGGCCGATTATAATTTTCAGAAATGGTGACGCGTTGATAGAATGGGACGATGGCATGATATTCTTCTACTCCAACAAGAGGAGAAATTTTGACTGCGAGATCATGTCTCTAGAAGGTCGTGAACCGTTCTCCTCTACGACGATAATGTATGCCCCAAGCTTTGTCTCTCTCAAGAGTTTTGCGATGGAGAATGTAAGCTCATTTTGA